The nucleotide window gctccgTCCACAGCGAggtccctcctcctcctttcttggAAAGGGATGGAATTTCCAACAGGAAATCTGGTCAGAGCAAGTAAGAGCCGGCCTCCTTCAGGCCCCACCCACGGGCGGGGTTTACTGGCTCCAACCCCAGTGAGCTATACCGCAGGCTCCTCCCTCTCCTGCTGTCACCTCGTGGTTAAGGCTGGGCGGGACGCTCGGCCCCGCCCCACTACCCTCCCCGTTACCCCCCCGCCCTCATTGGGGAGAAAGGGGGCGGGGTTTGTTTATACCCTGCACGCATCGCCAGCCAGACCAATCGGCGGGCAGTGGCGCCTGACGTCACTCAGCCAGGCGTCCAACCAGAGCGGGCAGTGCCCAGCCCCCGCCAAAGCTCGCGCGGGggaagactgagaaagagagggagaagagtcCAGGCAGGGCTGGGTGCGACAGTCGGCGAGGTTAGGGGAGCAGGTGGGCCTAAGCCGGCTCGGGCCGCAGCAGCTGTTCCCATCGCCTGGTTGGGGGGGCTAGGAGAGTTCGGGGCAGGGGCGGGGGCAGGGCCGCGCACAGGCGCGGGAGCGCACGCGCGCGCGGGCGGGCACGAGGCTCCTGGCGGCTGCGTGCGCACGGCCGGCCCGGTCTCGCAGGCTCTCGAGCTCCGGTGCCTTCGCCCCCGGCCCCGGGGGATGAGTCCGCAGACCGCCCCAGCCGCCCCAGTCCAGCCGAGCTGCTGCCGTTCCAGCCGCGTCTGGTCGTTTCCTTGCCCTCTTCCCATCGCGGGCCGGACGCATCACCCTCAGGCCATCTTCTCCATAGCTACGCCGGCAGGTAAAGTCCCCCTTCCCCCTCAGGACATGGACCTCGCGCGGCAGCGTCGTGGTGTCGCTGTGGGTGGGTCGGAGCCAGGGGCTGGGGGAACGAAGCGCCTGGCTCCTCTTACTCTTCCCTTCTCGCAGCGGTTGAGGAAGGGACGGTTCTGAAATCACCGCCCTCGAGGCTGGGGAGTCCCCGCGTGCCCTTCGTCCCCTCTTTATTGCCACGCGCGCTGCTCCTTCCTTACATTCCCGCAGCGGGACGCAGGGACCTACGTGTGCGCGCGCGCACGCGGGGGCTGAGAGCTGGCCCGGGACCCCCTTCCTTCGGTTGCTGGAGAGAGCGACTTTCCGGGCATTTCTCGCATAACAAAAGCAGTGATGCCTTCTGGAATGAAGGAACCCAGCCCTTAAGATTTTCCGGCTCCTTTTGCACTCTCTTGtggttctcttcccctcccccaatcatCTTCCTGTGAGGACACTTCTCCCCACCAGCGAATCTTGGAGCGATCCTCCTAGAAGTCTCTTGTATGTTCCCTTTTTTGTTAAGACCACCAGTTGTGGGCATTTATCCAAACTGAAGCCTTTCGGCGTGTTCCCATCCATGCTTTCCTTTTCAATTTATTCCTGTGTTCAGCCCTTTTCCCAACAATTCtaattgttcattttcttttccttgaagtttGATCTTAGAATtcagagcttgaagggacctttAGATTATCATAAAATTAAGATCTTGAAGTCTTAAATCTTAGTCTGCCCCCACCCCatggaaaagaaatcaaatgttatcaattttaagacattctctgaattcttttttccttttgctagGCCATTCCAGATTCTCCCTAAATATC belongs to Monodelphis domestica isolate mMonDom1 chromosome 8, mMonDom1.pri, whole genome shotgun sequence and includes:
- the LOC130455950 gene encoding uncharacterized protein LOC130455950, producing MDGNTPKGFSLDKCPQLVVLTKKGTYKRLLGGSLQDSRHHCFCYARNARKVALSSNRRKGVPGQLSAPACARAHVGPCVPLRECKEGAARVAIKRGRRARGDSPASRAVISEPSLPQPLREGKSKRSQALRSPSPWLRPTHSDTTTLPREVHVLRGKGDFTCRRSYGEDGLRVMRPARDGKRARKRPDAAGTAAARLDWGGWGGLRTHPPGPGAKAPELESLRDRAGRAHAAARSLVPARARVRSRACARPCPRPCPELS